The DNA window CTTTGAATGTCCAGTCCGCGGAGATAGCGGCACTGTCCGGCTCTGGCTGGGTCGCCAGCTTGAGCTCGGGAACAGGCCGCCATTGCCTGAGCCAGCTAGCCACCGCCCCAGCGTCCGGAAGTCGCGGCATGGTCAGCGAACCCGTCCAGTGAACGGCCCGGCCCCCTTCTCCTTCATCTGGCAGGTACTCAGTCCGGAGCTGGATGTATTTTTTTCCACCCGCGGTTATGGCCGCGCTCAGGCTAAGGCCCGCCGGAATGGCTTTTCCTTGTGAGCCTGGCTTTCCGGCGCTTTCTCCTCCAGAAGACTGTTCAATCTCGGCAGCGACCAGGACCTCGTGACCGTTTACGTCAAGCTGCACCTCAGCCTCTGCAGGCCAGATGGAAGCGGGGCCGGACCGGGTGGCCTGGAGCGAGCCCTTGAGCTCGCAGCGTCCGCCCTTGCAGGGCAGCGTCACCTGGAGATCGGCAACGCGGATAGAGCGGGGCATCCAGAAAGCGGGACTTTGGGCAATCTCCAGGGAGGGATAACTATAGGGTGCAGCCTGCGGTGTCTGAGCCGGCGGCGGGGCACCGTCCCAACTGACGGTCAGGCGCTCGGCCGCCAGGTGATCCACCTTAAGCCGAAAAGCCCGCCAGCTCCAGCTCAAAGTAAGCTGCTCTGCCGCAACCCGGACACGCCGCTCCGGCTGGACCAGGACAAAACCGGCGGCATCCAGCTCCACTTTGCGCAACGACAGTGTGAGGTCGCGCCAGTGCAGTTCCTCGATCCCCACCTGGCGCAGACTGCTGCGAAGATGCGCCTGCAGGCCGAGTGCCGCGACCACGAGCAGCAGCACGATCGCCAGAACCGCCAAACCGACTCTTTTCCGCCGCGTCATGCAGCCGTGCTCCATGTGCCCGCACACCGCCGCGTCGCCTCATAGGCTAATTCATCCTGGAGTGCGGTACCGGTGGGGCCTGACGCTCTGCGCATTGTAGAAGCGCAGGCCCGCATGACGCCGGAACCTCTGCACCTAACCGTTGCCGACGGATGGGCCGGCGCTGATGATGACGCAATTCCGACCTTCGTGTTTAGCGGTATAAAGCGCATTGTCGGCCATTCGCAGCAAAGCTTCCTTGGTTTGGGCGTGCTCGGGATAAACGGCGATGCCCAGCGAAACGGTAAGCGAGCCGAGGGATCTACCACCATAGTGGAGCTCGAGCTGTTCAATTCTGGTTCTCAGTTCCTCTGCGCGAGCCTGGGCTACTTCCCTACCGGCCTCGGGCAGCACCAGTATGAACTCCTCGCCGCCAAAGCGGCAGGCAATGTCGCCGGATCGCACCACCCCGACCATCTGCGCCGCGAGCTCTTTAAGGACGAGATCACCCGCTTCGTGGCCAAAAGTGTCGTTGAAGCGCTTGAAGTGATCCACATCCACAGCAACCGCAGCCAGATGTTTGCCGGAGCGTTCCATGCGGGCCAGCTCCCGGTCAAAGGTTTCTTCCAGGTAGCGCCGGTTGAACAGCCCGGTAAGCGGATCGCGCACCGACTGGCGGCGCAGTTTTTCTGCCAGACGAAGGTTACTGAGCGAGAGCGCAAGCCGCTCGGCCACAGTCTTGGCCAGGGTCAACTCGTGTGGGTCAATCTTGCCCTCAGGCAAGTGCTCCGCTGAGAGGAAGAGCGTGCCCAACACTTCGTCCCGGGTCGTGAGAGGGATACATATTGAGAGAGCCAGCTGCGCTGACTCAACGTGCGGGCAGAACAATTCTGCGGACTCCGGTGAAACCCGGTGGGTACGTCCGATACGCAGAGCCCGGCAGTCTTCCGGATGAAACCGGCTTACCGGTGTCTGTCCAACGCCCCAGCTGACGGTACGCTCAGCAAAATCGCGCGAGGCCGCCAGCACATAAAGCGCGCCACTCAGGCGCGGCAGCAGCTTTTCGATCGCCCTGGCTGTGGATTCGTAGGCTTCGGCTTCGCTGTTGGAAGAGATCAGCATGGCTTGCAGGCTGTCGAGCAGCCGGGTTTCACGTTCGAGCCCCTGGACCCGCTCCGCCATCCGGTTAAAGCCCTGGCCAAGGGCGCCTAGCTCATCCGAACGCGGATCTTCTACCCGGGCATCAAGGTCGCCCTGCTCGATGCGTTTTGTTGCCGAACGCAGGCGCCCTATGCTGCGGATGGTATCCAGTTGCATGATCAACAGTAGCGCCAGGCCGATCCCAACCCCGGCAACCGGTAGCACCGTCGACAGTAGCTTCACCAAGCGCATCTCTTCGCGGGCTTCCTGCGCCAGCTCGAGTTGTTCCTGCTCCTTGGCAGCGATGGACTGCTCGACCTCGGTCCTTATCTCGTCCATTAAACGGCTGCCACTGCCCGAAGCAACAATCTCTACGGCCAGTTCATCTGCTTCCTGCGCCGCCCGAGTGAGCTCTTTCAGCAGATCCGCCAGCTGGGTGGCCAGTTCCTGTGCCTCCTGCGCCTCCTGACTGTCGGTGTCGGTGTTGGTGTCGGTGTTGGTGTTGGAGTCCGGGCCTGGTTGCGGGGTCAGCGCGGACTCCAGGCGCGCTCCGTAGAGGCTTGCCTGCAGCCAGTTGTCCTCGCGTACTGTGCCACGGGACAACCTTACAGCCCGGCGCAGCGGTTCCTCGAACTCGAACTGACCGTCCGGCAGCCGTTGAGCTGCAATATCTTCAAGTGGAAGCCCCGCATCCAGCTGCGCCTGCAACGCCCTGACATGGTAGAGCGCTTCGAAGCTAAGGTTGAACAGCCGCCCTGGCGATTGCGCCCTCGCATAGATCACCGGCTCGGCGACATTGTCCCTCCAGCGCTGGTAAAGAGCGGCAACCCGATCCAGGGCCTCACCGCTGCCGTTACCGTTGAGCGCCCGCCATTCTTTTGCGGACACCATAAAATCAGCTTGCGCACTGGTATAAGGCTCAAGGAAGTTGCGGTCGCCGGTGATGACGTAGCCGCGCTCACCGGTTTCGGCGTCCAGTATCGCGTTGAGTGTCTCGCTCCGCACCACAATGCCACGAATGTTCTGCTCGGCTTCTGCAGACAATTCCTCAGCGCTTTGCAGGCTCTGTTCAACGATCCACGACATTGCTGCGACGACCACGATCGGCAGGGCCAGACCGGCAAAAACCTGAGATCGAAGCGGGATTCGACGCCAGAATGCCAACGCGTCACGAACAGCCAAGGAAATCACCTCCGCAGGCGTGGAACACGGCAGCGGTTGCGCCTGCGCGAAGGTGCGACGGGCAGCTGGTCTTCTCGGAAAAGCCGGAAGGATAGTTCGAAAGCGGAACAGGATAGGGACATGTAACTGCTAACTGCATGTATAAGCACGCTATTTTGATTGCAAAGTTCAGACTTATCACTCTACCCGTGCAACCGATACTAAGGCAACGCCGCAGCCGGCCAGCGTCACCAAACCTTGACCTGCGCCCCGTTAAACTGTGGCCCAGTCTGCAAGAGGTTAAAATCCGCCAACCTTGATCAGATCCCTGTACCCAACTGTATGATAGGGGCTGTTTTCCAGCCAGGGAGTGCTTTCATGACATTGATGCCGTTTCTGTACCTGGCCCTGGGCCTAGTGCTTCTGGTTGCGGGTGCGGAAGTTCTGGTCAGGGGGGCGACGCGCCTCGCGGCGGCGTTCGGGATTTCTCCACTGGTCGTCGGGCTGACTGTGGTGGCTTTTGGCACCAGCGCACCCGAGATGGCGGTTAGTGTTCAGTCGAGTCTATCCGGTACAGGCGATATCGCGCTCGGCAATGTCGTTGGCAGCAATATTTTCAACGTCCTGGCCATTCTCGGGCTGTCGGCACTGGTAGTGCCAATGCTGGTTTCCAGACAGTTGATCCGCCAGGACGTCCCGGTCATGGTGGCTGCGTCCGTGCTGGCCTTTGCGCTCGCCTTTGACGGCACGCTGGGGCGTATTGATGGCCTGGTACTTTTTGCGGGAATCATCGCCTATACCGCTTTTCTGATCGTGAGCAGCCGGCGCCAACAGAAACTGGCCAACGATGAGTTTGCCCGCGAGTACGGCCCGGCTGAGGCACCTCAGTCAGACTCCTGGTTAAAGAACGCATCGTTCGTGGCCGCTGGCCTGGTCCTGCTTGTGGTGGGCTCAGACCTGCTTGTGAGCGGTGCGGTTGTGTTGGCGCGCGCGCTGGGGCTGACTGAACTCGTCATCGGCCTCACCATTATCGCGGCAGGCACGTCCCTGCCGGAAGTAGCCACGTCCATAACCGCGGCGCTAAAAGGTGAGCGCGATATTGCAGTTGGTAATGTGGTCGGCAGCAACATATTCAACCTGTTGGCCGTGCTGGGGCTGGCGTCGCTGGTCGCCCCAGAGGGTCTTGCGGTACCTGCCAGCGCACTAGCTTTCGACTTTCCCGTTATGCTCGCGGTGGCCATTGCCTGCCTGCCCATTTTCTTCTCGGGCTACGTGGTCAATCGCTGGGAAGGGCTACTGTTCCTGGGCTATTACGTCGCTTACACAACACACCTTGTGCTCTCGGCCGGTGGCACAAATGCCCCTGGGCTGTTCCAGCAGGCGATGGTCTGGTATGTCATGCCGCTCACCGCAGTGACCTTGCTGGTTATCGGCATTCGCTCATGGCGCGCGCAATAACGCCGGCATGTGATGCACAGTCCTGCCACACCTGGGCAACGCAAAACCGTGCAGGCCGGTAAGTAAACAAACCAGCTTTCAGAACCGATCTGCGTCAATTGCTGGTGCGCGGCAGCCTCGGATAGGCCAGAAGCTGTTCGAACTCATGTTCAGGTACGGCTGGGGAGAACAGGTAACCCTGGCCGTAATCGCATCCGGCCGAAGCGAGAATATCCATCTGCTCGCGGGTTTCGATCCCTTCGGCGATAACCTTCAGCCCCAGTTTGTGAGCCATGATGATGATGGTCTCGGCGATTGTGCGTGCACTGGCATCAGTAATATCACTGACAAAGGAGCGGTCGATCTTGAGGTAGTCGATATGAAATTTTTTCAGATAGGCCATTGAAGAATAGCCGGTTCCGAAGTCATCTATGGCCACCTGTATGCCCGCGTCGCGATACTCCAACAGGCGATCTGCCACTGAATGAGAGGCGTGTAGCAGAACCCCTTCGGTAATTTCCACCGAAATACAGTGGCCCGGCACGTCCAGATCCTTGAGGAAACCTGGCCATTCCTGCTGACTCGTCCGGGGCCTGAACTGCAGCGGAGACTTGTTAACGCTGATCTGGAAGCCACTGGCCAGAAGGCCTTCCCATCGTTTCGCACAGGTCGCGGCTTCTGTAAAAACCCAGTCACCGATCTCCGAGATCAGCCCTGACTCTTCAGCCAGCGGGATAAACTGCGAGGGCTCGACCAGGCCGAAGATCGGGTGATTCCAGCGCAGCAGGGCCTCAGCCTTGCGGATACCGCAGTCCCGCAGGCAGACAATGGGCTGGTAGTATACCTCCAGCTGGTTTTCCTGCAGGGCATCCCGGAGTTCAGCGGCAAGCCGCAGGCGCAGATGGGCCTTTTCATCCATCTCATGGGTGAAGTAGCTGAACTGGTTCTTGCCGGCCTGCTTGGCGGCGTACATCGCCTGGTCGGCTTTGCGAATCAACTCCTGGGACGTGGACGCGTCATCCGGGAACACGGTAATGCCAACACTGCCGGTAACATGAGCGGCTTCCTTGCCCAGGTAAAAAGTTTGGCTTAGCGCCGTAACGATTTTCTGCGCCACTTTCTCTGCAACGCTGGCATCCTCGAGTTCACCCAGGATCACGGTAAACTCGTCACCGCCGAGTCGCGCCACGGTATCGGAATGACGCACGCACTGCTCCAGCCGACGTGCCGCTTCCTGCAGCAGCTGATCGCCAACGTCATGCCCGAGTCGGTCATTAACCTGTTTGAAGCCATCCAGGTCAATAAAGAGCAGGCCCAACTGGTAGCGGCCGCGGTAGGCCTTCTTGACCTCCTGCCCGAGCCTGTCCCGGAACAGGCGTCGGTTAGGCAGTCGCGTCAGCGGACAGAAGTTGGCATGTTCCCAGACCCGTTTTTCGGCCTGCTTGCGCTCGGTGATGTCCCGTATGAGAATCTGGACTGCTTTCTTGCCCTCCAGCACAACCGGGGCTGCTGAGACTTCCAGATCTACCGGCTTGCCGTCCACCCTGCGCCAGCGCTCCTCAAGCAGAGGGGCAGGCTTGTCGCTCTCCAGCAAGCGTCCAATCCGAAGCTGGACCAGCTCACGGTAGCGGTCGTCAACGAACTGCAATGCGGCCACCCCGATCAGATCTTCGGCCGACCGCGCACCCATAATTCGAGCCGCAGCCGCATTGGCATACTGAATCGCATCGTCCGCCTGGACCAATATGCCATCCGGACTGAGGTCAGCCAGGGCCCGGTAACGCCCCTCACTGGCTCGCAAGGCTTCCTCTGCGGCAACGCGCTCGCTGAGGTCAACAGTCACCGCTAGCACGCCATAGGCTTCGCCCCCGGCATCCTCAAGCCGGGTAAGGCTACTGCGGGACCAGATCACCTCGCCGTTTGGTCGGACATAGCGCTTGTCTATGGACGTAGCGTTCCCAGACGCGAGCACGTTGCCGAAAGTTTCCAGGCTGTGGGCTACATCATCCGGGTGGGTGACGTCGGGAATACCGACTGTACGCATGACTTCCGGGCTGCG is part of the Hydrocarboniclastica marina genome and encodes:
- a CDS encoding diguanylate cyclase; translation: MAVRDALAFWRRIPLRSQVFAGLALPIVVVAAMSWIVEQSLQSAEELSAEAEQNIRGIVVRSETLNAILDAETGERGYVITGDRNFLEPYTSAQADFMVSAKEWRALNGNGSGEALDRVAALYQRWRDNVAEPVIYARAQSPGRLFNLSFEALYHVRALQAQLDAGLPLEDIAAQRLPDGQFEFEEPLRRAVRLSRGTVREDNWLQASLYGARLESALTPQPGPDSNTNTDTNTDTDSQEAQEAQELATQLADLLKELTRAAQEADELAVEIVASGSGSRLMDEIRTEVEQSIAAKEQEQLELAQEAREEMRLVKLLSTVLPVAGVGIGLALLLIMQLDTIRSIGRLRSATKRIEQGDLDARVEDPRSDELGALGQGFNRMAERVQGLERETRLLDSLQAMLISSNSEAEAYESTARAIEKLLPRLSGALYVLAASRDFAERTVSWGVGQTPVSRFHPEDCRALRIGRTHRVSPESAELFCPHVESAQLALSICIPLTTRDEVLGTLFLSAEHLPEGKIDPHELTLAKTVAERLALSLSNLRLAEKLRRQSVRDPLTGLFNRRYLEETFDRELARMERSGKHLAAVAVDVDHFKRFNDTFGHEAGDLVLKELAAQMVGVVRSGDIACRFGGEEFILVLPEAGREVAQARAEELRTRIEQLELHYGGRSLGSLTVSLGIAVYPEHAQTKEALLRMADNALYTAKHEGRNCVIISAGPSVGNG
- a CDS encoding calcium/sodium antiporter, coding for MTLMPFLYLALGLVLLVAGAEVLVRGATRLAAAFGISPLVVGLTVVAFGTSAPEMAVSVQSSLSGTGDIALGNVVGSNIFNVLAILGLSALVVPMLVSRQLIRQDVPVMVAASVLAFALAFDGTLGRIDGLVLFAGIIAYTAFLIVSSRRQQKLANDEFAREYGPAEAPQSDSWLKNASFVAAGLVLLVVGSDLLVSGAVVLARALGLTELVIGLTIIAAGTSLPEVATSITAALKGERDIAVGNVVGSNIFNLLAVLGLASLVAPEGLAVPASALAFDFPVMLAVAIACLPIFFSGYVVNRWEGLLFLGYYVAYTTHLVLSAGGTNAPGLFQQAMVWYVMPLTAVTLLVIGIRSWRAQ
- a CDS encoding sensor domain-containing phosphodiesterase produces the protein MGDNGQSDWPRAECTMAALIRQHDWTKAGLGRIGTWSEAMRAAVDILLELPVPAVLLCGRDLVQIYNDPYRRVLGNRHPAALGQPTRDCWPEVWDFNRPLYEAVLGEGKSFSFSDKALTLERDGASEEAFFTLTYSAVPNLECNAILVTAEETTERVRTRELQKERDGLISQLSQHRLGLLEEVFELAPSFLHILQGNNFTIEFANEAFRRLAGCDDLQGMPVLDVLPGMAASGLGEILRAVLDSGEPYVGGEFPITVKTSAGETQHLYIDICYHPLFEQDGSCARILGHGFDVTEQVQKRQASQTMQSTSSHRFRLLAQALARVTAASHQSEIMEVVRSSARELTGADGISLVLKDGDQCHYVSEDSPLGPLWQGRRFPSISCISGWSISRRETAIVESVFDDPRVPLELYKPTFVRSIVMVPLDTHEPTGAIGAYWSEPRCPEPEQVALLEALAQAAGNALDQRATEQRLRQSEARMDALFARAPVGLSEISLAGEVLRVNDELCRIVGRSPEVMRTVGIPDVTHPDDVAHSLETFGNVLASGNATSIDKRYVRPNGEVIWSRSSLTRLEDAGGEAYGVLAVTVDLSERVAAEEALRASEGRYRALADLSPDGILVQADDAIQYANAAAARIMGARSAEDLIGVAALQFVDDRYRELVQLRIGRLLESDKPAPLLEERWRRVDGKPVDLEVSAAPVVLEGKKAVQILIRDITERKQAEKRVWEHANFCPLTRLPNRRLFRDRLGQEVKKAYRGRYQLGLLFIDLDGFKQVNDRLGHDVGDQLLQEAARRLEQCVRHSDTVARLGGDEFTVILGELEDASVAEKVAQKIVTALSQTFYLGKEAAHVTGSVGITVFPDDASTSQELIRKADQAMYAAKQAGKNQFSYFTHEMDEKAHLRLRLAAELRDALQENQLEVYYQPIVCLRDCGIRKAEALLRWNHPIFGLVEPSQFIPLAEESGLISEIGDWVFTEAATCAKRWEGLLASGFQISVNKSPLQFRPRTSQQEWPGFLKDLDVPGHCISVEITEGVLLHASHSVADRLLEYRDAGIQVAIDDFGTGYSSMAYLKKFHIDYLKIDRSFVSDITDASARTIAETIIIMAHKLGLKVIAEGIETREQMDILASAGCDYGQGYLFSPAVPEHEFEQLLAYPRLPRTSN